One Salvia miltiorrhiza cultivar Shanhuang (shh) chromosome 6, IMPLAD_Smil_shh, whole genome shotgun sequence genomic window, GGGGCATCCCATAGCTAATGACTCTCTCTATCTATCGGAAAGTGTTCCTTCACGTTCTCTTGAAGGATTGGGTGCTGATAGAGCTGCAGCAAACTCAGGGCTTGCCCCAAAGGTCATGCATTGTGAGATTAACGAGTCTGGTTCTGCAGATGAGCCTGCTGAAGATTTCAACATCGATCCTATGTGTACCAACTGTCCAGATCTGCCACCCAAAGGGTGAGAAACCCTTCTTGGATGGTGCAACGATGTTTGTCTATATGCTCTGATATTTCACTATACTAAAGAATTTCTTGCCTCTTTAAGTGATATTGCACATGATTACATAACAAACAAGTATCCAACTTTAACAATGACCTGCCATGATGTAAATGATATAGGTTATGGTTTTTGAACTTATTGCTAAATGCTAATTAGATGTTACAGAGTTGGAAGTTGATACATGTTGGCAAGTAATTGTTTCTTGCTTTGCTCGTGTGactaaaatattattagtaattCTAATCTGGGTTGTATATAAGAAACTTTACTGTGAGAACTCTTGCGCTGTGGGAACCCTAAATAAAAGCTTCGTATTGTGAGAACGAGAACACTTGCACTGAACCTATAAAACAACTGCACTCACCGAACTCTACATTCAGAAAATACCACAAATTACTAATAGGTTCAATTACTTTAGTTACTTTATAGGTTCGGTGTAGTTACTGTATAGGTCCAATGCAGGAGTTCTCACAGCTCTTACAATAagaagtttttatttaaatacgaTTGTTTTATTTGATCATTGATAAAGATAATTTAGAGAATCCAAATGCATTTCACGCGGATCctgcattttctttttctaaaataaaataaaatctgacGGGGGTATTATTGTAATAGTGCATACTCGTGAATTtactttatgcatttttctaTTCAACAATATTCATTTTTGTGCGTAACCATGTGTATTTTTGTGCCTAACATTAAGCGTGAAATATATGGATATACTCCACTGCATGGTAAAATATATGAATAGGCTTGACTGCACGATAAAATACAGTTAAAATAGGAAGAAATTTAGTTCCAGAAAACTGTTAAAATTTTAagttatttatacattttttctGTTCATTAATATGCAATTTTGTGTTTTAACTAtatgcattttttttgtttatcatTAAGCGTTGAAAAACTGGATATACTTTGACTGCATGATGAAATCTCGAAGAGATAAATTCCAGAAAATTGTAAAATCATTTGTTATGAAGCTATATTGCTGTATTGACAATGGATTGACAGTTCACTTAGATGCTATATTGCTGCAGCCAATTTGTTTCTTATTATTCTTAATTGTTGCAAGTGTCTGAAAGAAGGTTACTCCTTTCCTTGCTTTTTGAATGCACTCGATGCTTTACAATTAATCGATGACTATTCTTTTTTAAATGCAGATACGATGTACATGAAGCAGCTCTATGGCTGCATTGTATTAGATACTCGGGCCCTGATTGGACGTACGAGTGTCCATATCCCAAATGGGCATCTCTTAGTTAGTTTCTTCCATTCGTTTTTCTTTACGTATTTTCAGTTCAAATTGTGATGAACTTTTAATATAATCGTTTGCTATGAAATCGTGATGAACTTTAGCAGGTTTCGGTGGTGATAAAATAGTGGATTACAGAGGGGGATGAAGATAATCGATTTGGATGATGAAGTAAAGCAAGGTATGGCCTGGAAACGCCTTGATTACGAATGCAAGTTGGTTTCCTAAGAAAAGAATATTCAACCCCAAAAGCATTGCTCTActcattttatttgttgttgcaGAAATAGAAGGATCTTATTTTGAATCTGGATGGATCCTGTATAGTTGAGCAATATCTTCACTTTTAACTCTTCTTTTGCAGAATTATTCTTCACCTTTGCTATTTAGATGGTGGGCCAATCTTCAGCTTCAATTACAACTACTTTCTAGTCATTCAACACCCACACAGAATCTCAGTCTATTACTCCTCTAAGATTTGTTCTAGTGGTTTTGTTGCAatgtttataatttaaaatctcAGTCATCCAATATGGATATTaagattttgattttattatgttcATGTTATTTTTCCACCTTGTATTGAAATGACATTGTTTTGATATTTAATTAGGTGATTTCTCataattttacaaaataaaatcgAATAGCTACATCAAAATTTTGAGCCTGCAATTTTTTCAAAAGCTTGAGACATTTTTATAACACAGTTTAATTTAAAGCTAGGTCAtaaaatgtaattaattaattgatcctcaaaagaaaataaaaaatgtaagtAATCATTTTTGTAATTGGTATATTCCAAAACGAATATAACCAGTTGTCAGATCAAGTGTTATGCAGAATATTCTTTCTGTCCGGAGGTCTAAACCCCCACCCCAAAAAGAGATCAATTTAAATGAGTGTTAATTAAAACTTGAGTTTTATGGCAATTGGCAGTAGTGGACTCAATTCAATTTGACTACAATCATAATTTTAAACTATCCATGAAAAAAATATCTACCGAAAAAGATGATTATATGTTgcggaatttgaaaatgaagaccatatattatgaaatttgaaaatgagaactATAGCTTCCATTTTTTACACTTACACTCTTATTTAACATATCAAAATGAGAACTATAACTTATATCATGGCCCGAAATAAgagtggacggacgaaaatgataAATTAGAACCTATTTTCACGAATGGAGGTAGGGATATCAATGGGTGGATTTTACCCAGACCGGAACCATGAAAATTATTCGGGTTCCGAATCTATAACCACCCGTTATTTATTGGATTCAGACTGTACCTGAACCATTGAATGACAAAATCAAATGATCCGGATAGATTAACTAGCCAAATAATACATATACCCAATaaagcccaaaattaattatgttgacacacacacacacacacatatatatatatatatatacatatatatatatatatatatatatatatatatatatatattcaattttttagccaccccacccccacaaCACCCTCCCCACTccaagttattttttttataaaaaaaattgatatcgGGGTGGGGGTGGCTGGGTCAGTggtgaaaaaaatcaaatttgtggaaagtgcaatgcatttttgtacaatttaaaaataaataaacaaataaataaaatgttaaTGGGTCGGGTCGAGACAAGCAGGTCGGATCGGGTCTGAACCGATTAGGTTCTCTAGGTCTGAACGGGTCGGATCTAGAATCGAAACCAAAATCATTACTTTATATCTTAAAGGGTAATTAACGGTTCCGAATCGGTCCGAAAACCGGTCCATTGACTTGCCTAGACGGAGGAAGTAACAAGTTTGaataacaattaaaaaaaaatgttaggaATTTGAGAATCGGCAATGCCTATAATAAATGAGTCTTATGAGGAAAACTATACAAGTCGATCGAACTAATTATAAGTGGAATCCCAAATTGGAAAGCATGCTTGCACCTTTCATGTGTCAGATTTCATACGAAATTTCTCAACAATTGGACTCGACTCAATTACTACTATTATTAATAAGCAATAAAGCAAAGTAACACTTGATGCAATACATGAATAAATATggtaattcaatttattttattttatgattgtCCTATTCCGGTTCTTTGTGTATCTAGTTAGCAATAGTCCCTTCCTCTCCCATCATCGCGTGGCGGCGGCCTAACATGCGCCGCCAACCGtagataattttcaaaaatttatagtaattttttttgttaaatgaaagttattattattattattattattattattattattattattattattattattattattattattattattattattattattattattattaaatacgtgatgatattttattaataaaaatagttggaAAACTTGTAATTTTATGGGGTTggctaaaaaaaattctattgtTGTGCAAAGtgagtattttaaattattCTCCTTATTGTTTTTGTTCATTATATATAGTTCGGCTTCTTAATTATGTGTGAAAATGAATTGAACTATAATGGGACATGAGAATATATAGTAGTAAATGAAGCAAAAAAAATCCATACATATGAAAGGAAATgcagcctatatatatatataggtcgaTGGAGGGAGTGCTAGCTGATTCAAATTGTAGTATTTTTTGAAAGACTCTAATAAGTTtggaattatatatatatacccacaaattaattaatccccATCTCTTAggagggattttttttttttttttttttaatcttttgtaCTACTAACATATATGTAGGGACACTTCTCGGACTGTGTTTGGCCTTTTTTTAAATCTGTATACacaatagagagagagagagaggggaatgcaaataattataaattaaagcagcagttgattaattaattgaagcaTATATTACACTTGACCTTAACAAATGACATACACCTAAGCACAAccaaactaattaattaacatgcatCAATCAAATCCCATGCAAACTCTAGAAAATGAAAGCAATTAATGTGGCACTTATGCCACTTACAAATCAAACTAATTTCAACACATGCAAATGATTCCCCCTTATCCCCATCATTTTGGGATGCAGGTTTTCTCCCCTCCAAGAATAATGCCTCCTTCCTCTGCAACCAAAGGTATAATCTCCAAAGCTATTCCTCCCAGCTTAACAACATCAATGATCTGCTCCTTCAACTCACTAATCTTCTGCTCCTCTATCTTGATCTCTATCACTTCCGACACCTGCTTCTCTTGCACGCCGCCACCGCCATTCTTCCCGTTCTTGTAGATCAAATAAAGCACCATTTGAATCACTCCGAAGCTGAACCCCAGAACATTAGGTATCTACacaagtttaaaaaaaaaattagggtttcaaGTTAAGTTTGTTGATAGTCTtggtaaatttaaataaatttagacttaCCGCAATGTTGTAGTCTTTGCGTAACAACCCATAGAAGAACCACATAACCGCGCTTAGGGTTAGGAAAAACGAGAGAAGAAACGGCATGTACTCCACGCTCCTCGTTCTTATCACTTGCCTCTGTAAATTaacaaaaccctaattaattaggtcatgcatatatatatatgtatacattcATCTAGGGTTAGCTTTCAGTGAGTGATGAGAATAAAATCCATGAATAAGCTGCTTATAATACAATGCATGAATAACGTATTCAGATAATAAGGTGAAATTTCCGCCCCTTGGTTATTCGTGCATTACAAGAAGCTTATTCATAGATTTTACTACGTATAGATAAATATATGTAGGAGCTAGCTTAGTTAATTACCACGACGCATAGAGGCGCGACGAACACGCAGAGTGAGAAGACGAGGCAAATCCATCCCACAATACTGGCGCGGTTTGATTCACTTGCAAAGAATTGAGTTAGGAACATAATCAGTCCGAATCCGACCACGTTCAACAAAAGCAGCAGCTTCACGGTTTGAATCTGAACAAGATGAAGCTCATTAACTAGAATCACTAGCTACTATATATGattaaaattctaaataaaataaaatgaaaaattgaagTGGTTAAATTtagttaattagttaattaCCCTAGTGTCTTTTGTCGCGAAGACAAGGTAGAAGCAGATGTATGCCGACTGCACGAAGCAGCCAACGGAGTTGATGGTGACGAGGAGGGTGGTGTCGGGCTTCAGAAACGCGTAGTATATCCACAGCATAGCGCTGAACAATCCCACGATGTATGGGATCGATTGGAACCCAGCGGTTGATCTCTTCTTGTAGATTTGGTAAAATGTTGGACTGCAAATCAAATGCATGCcaacaaaaaatttatttgtcATTCAATTTGTAGGATATGATATGATGGAAAATATTGATTGAATTTGGGATTGGAAGCTCACATTGGGGCAAGGAATACCATGAATGACACGATGTTGCCTGCATGGAAAGAAAAATATACAAGTAAATTATATTATGTATGTGACAATGGTATTTGCATGGTAGTTTACGTgtgaagaaaattaaatttatgtaCCTAAAAGGCCAAAAACAAAAGCCAAGTGAGCCATTTCCAAGAGATGGAGGAGTAGCTCTGTATGCTTTGTATGAGAAATGAGAAGAATTAGTTGGTGAGTGAAAATGGTTGTGGAAGGATCCATTTATATAGATGAAGTAAGGCAATGGTGGGAGGGTGAATTTCgacttgttttcatctttacaGTTGTTCAAgactgaaaaaaagaaaaaagaaaaaagaaaaaaaaaacaaggtaTAGTGCTGGATTAATCACtatatctaaaaataaaattctttttaTCTTTCATCCACCCACAAAAATGCTCCATTTAACCTAATTTGGGTAGTTCATGCACAAGACCACCCCTTTTCGTATGCCATTCCATTTCTTGCCATTTCGAATTATATATCTTTTTTGTCTTTACTCTTTAGTGATGAAGCCAAAATAAATACGAAAGAGGTCCCGGTTAATTTTCCTTAGCTTATTTAGCTTTCCTTACTACTACTTGAACATGTAGTATCTTCTTGCACAAGGTTTTCTATTCTAATTAATGATTTTTGTGCGAATGTAATGACAtatgcatgttttttttttgacttgtaTGCATGTATGGAGACCTAATGGTAAaaataggaccgtaactttCAGGATTTTTAGAAAAAAGACTATAAGTtacggattttgaaaataaggactataatttttttttaacatttacactcctgtttcgagcccaaaattaattattcgGACTTTTGATGCCACGTAGAGCCTGTTGCTGACGTGGACTGCCATGTCaacttttttgcaaaaaaaaattttgtttcttttttgtgaAGATATCTAAAGATAtttaaagatatttttttttgtgaagaaaaccTGAAATATTTTGGCATTTTTGGAATGGCACTATAAGCCATTTTGCTGTCATGGTTCTGCGAAGCCTTATTTGAATGACacttttggccattttttgtgtCATGCTACTGTAAGCCTTATTTGAATAGCACTATAATCCATTTTGCTGTCATGCGAAGCCTAATAGTGAATTTGATGTACTTTATATTCTTATTGAGTCAAAAATTGAtggcatatttttttataatttattcttctaattaaatgtaaaaaagATATAATACATGTCTTTTAACATTATAATGAACGTATATATGTAGCTTTCTTTtaggatattaaattaattaagataaaacaaatataattgttaattttcctaaaaaaaatataattgttaattgttaaaacgagaatacaaaaaagaaacaaattcTTTTTTGCAAAAAAGTTGACATGGCAGTCCACGTCAGCAACGGGATCTAGGTGGCATCaaaagcccaaacaattaatttTGAGCCCGAAACAGGAgtgtaaatgttaaaaaaaaaaattatagtccttattttcaaaatccgtaACTTATAGTCCTTTTTCTAAAAATCCTAAAAGTTACGGTCCTATGTTTACCATTAGGTCCATGTATGGATGTAGCAccatcactacaagaaaaatgttAATGTAAACTAGTTTTTAACCGGTTTTTATCTATCTAAATCACTGGTTTCGTAGGGTGGTTTCGTAGGGGGATGAAAAAACGGTGATGAAAATCGATAAATAACTGACATATACGAAACTGATTTTTAACCGATTTTTTATTAGCGCCATTTTTAGCAGTGTCTTTTGCGTTAATAAACACTATATGGTTAGGGTCTACTAAACCTTAAATAATAGATTAATTGTTTCATATATAATAAGCTCAACAGAGAATGTCTTAGTATGAGGATGAAAAAGTTTGTGGTTTAAGTATTACGAGTTGGAATCTCACTAACATCTTCTATATATGTCAAGTCTATTGTTCAAACAAGATATGACTTTTACATGTTAGCTTTACAAGTTACTCACTTCGTTCCACTAAAAGTAATATGTATTTCATTTTAGATTGTTCCACTATAAGTACAATTGTTTATTAATGGCAAAAATTAACCCTTGAAATAGGAGAACAAAGTTTTTTTAGGACCGTAACTTTGGTCATTTTACAAATGTAGGATAAATTTTTTTGGGCTTGTAATTATAGgacaatatttaaaaaattagacaTTTGTAGGATAAATTGAGCCCGATCGAGCTAAATCACACACCTGACTTAATTTTTGCGGGCCGATGCCTACGTGGCTGACAAGTAAGCTCaacttataaaaaaattaataaaaaattaaaatgaaaggCAGTAAGGCACCAACCATTATACGCTGAGTAGACAACTTACTTGTCAGCCACGTAGGCATCGGCCCACAAAAATTAAGTCAGGTGTGTGAATTTAGCCCGATCGGGCTCAATTTATCCTACAAATgtcaaattatttaaatattgtcCTATAATTGCAAGCCCGAAAAAATTTGTCCTATTTTTGCAAAACGACCAAAGTTACGCTCCTAAAAAAACATTGTTCTCTTGAAAAAGCGTAAGTCCTAcaatttttaaccaatttataGTTTCTCCTTAATTCGCGTGTCCAAAACTTTTATATCTCACCTGTAGTGGAACGGAACAGATGGAGTATCacatatataaaaatacaacTTTTGTACTCAAAGCACATCTTTACTTAAGTAGTTCCAAGTTGGGCAATATATAACAAAAGAAGCTGAAGTTCATGTTCAACAATAGAATAGCTAGAGAAAATCAAAGTATACACAAAAATAAGTGTTCCAACAATTTCCACAaacattcacaaaaaaaaaaaaaaaaaaaaaatcccagaCAAATGGGACCCAAATGGGATCTTTCTGATGTGTCACCCACCAATCCAATTGGGCATAAGGCTTACAACTCATACTTAGAGTTTATGGCACTGTTTGACTCCTAATTCATGCTTCACCCTTTTATTTCCTCCCCTATTCAGTAACTATCTTATGCTGTACAGCAATTCCACCAATCATTTCTTCCCACGTCATCACCACTTGTTACATATCACTTGATGCTGCGCTTACCAATCtaatatattctctctttttgatgacGTGGTTATATCCCTACACTCCCTAAAGCCCCCCGCTCCAGTATAATAAATGGACTatacatgtttttatgggacggagggagtataaagatGTGATAGCGTAACacttgtttatatatatatagggtcaagttcaacagagaattatttttttcgagagaatgaacaaatctatacattttacgaacagattaACATaataatgaacagacgtatttagtaaaaatagagaaaaactcgccaccatcaggattcgaacccagggcaaaatgttgttcatgcggtacattgatttgttcatcaaaattatgaatctgttcgtttttgttttactaattctctattctctaaatatttaacattctctgttgaacttatctctctatatatatcgGTCGAAtattctctctatatatatcgGTCGAATATCAGTGTACAAATCTAAATTATCTCGTTCTCATTTTCTTAAAAAAGTTAATTAGTTTTTAATTAGATGCAACTCCTTCCTAATGATCAATATACTGTATATATACAGTGTCgcattaatatttaaatttgacTTCAATGAAAAAAGAGTGAAGTGTTTAGTACATGGGGTTACGTACACTTATATTATTTGAATCTAGTGTCCCAACATTTTATGTCCCGTGTattttaagatattttatttttaaaataaatttatgaataatataatgaatcataattatcatttataataaaaaaaataatttttttttaaattatacaccccaattatgaatttatatatcATCCTAATAATCAAtcactaattaataaaactaaaattaaatgcTAAAAATGGTTATATACCCTAATTGGGTACAATAAACCTAgttaataaatacaaaatttataaactaaagataagaaatttaaattaaagaaaaaatgaaaaaatattttttaaaaaaatcaattgtaGTGTATAATGGAACACTAAAAAATGAGATACTGAATCTGAAGTTACGCTAATAAGCTAACAACAGAAAATTAACAAAAGATGTGGCCAAGAGAAAGCATGAGAGAATAAAGTAGTGGATGGGTAGGAGGTGTGACTGTGTGAGGTTGTAAAAGTGTATGTTACTAGAATTAGGAAACGTGTATAAAgtaaatttaaattgagctaCAGCCACTTTACCCTAATTTAATACCCCAATATTCCCACCTTGATTTCAACTTGTCCCAACCCCATTAATAATACCATCCCTCCTACCCAAAATTAGGAAacaaatgaaatgaaaagaaatggtgaataGCGAAAACATTATACTTCATCCGTGCACAAAACGAGCATTCATattttttagggtaaatattaCTTTATATCCCAACGTATTAGCGTTTTAACGAATACGTCACATTATTCGGATAAATGCAAAAAAGTACCCAACGTGTaaaaattttatgatttttatccCACAAAAAA contains:
- the LOC130987857 gene encoding bidirectional sugar transporter SWEET14-like, encoding MAHLAFVFGLLGNIVSFMVFLAPIPTFYQIYKKRSTAGFQSIPYIVGLFSAMLWIYYAFLKPDTTLLVTINSVGCFVQSAYICFYLVFATKDTRIQTVKLLLLLNVVGFGLIMFLTQFFASESNRASIVGWICLVFSLCVFVAPLCVVRQVIRTRSVEYMPFLLSFFLTLSAVMWFFYGLLRKDYNIAIPNVLGFSFGVIQMVLYLIYKNGKNGGGGVQEKQVSEVIEIKIEEQKISELKEQIIDVVKLGGIALEIIPLVAEEGGIILGGEKTCIPK